cttcaaaataGGGGGTGTGAAGAAGCCTCACAGATACAGGCCCGGAACTGTTGCCCTCCGTGAAATCAGGAGATACCAGAAGAGCACAGAACTTCTCATCAGGAAACTTCCCTTCCAGCGCCTGGTCCGTGAGATTGCCCAGGATTTCAAGACCGACCTGAGATTCCAGAGTGCAGCCATTGGGGCCTTACAAGAGGCCAGTGAAGCTTACCTGGTCGGTCTGTTTGAGGACACAAATTTGTGCGCCATTCATGCCAAACGAGTCACGATCATGCCAAAGGACATCCAACTGGCTCGACGAATCAGGGGCGAGAGAGCATAGGGAGTGAACAAAGCATGCtctgtttttaaaactattgtgctgtatattttcttattaaagaaataatatgactttttttttggtttgtattGGTTTCTATGGGACAAAACAAATCACTGTAATTAAGTGAGTTTCGGTTGTTACAAATTTTTTTGGTTCTTACCTTACTACATGCTTCGATGTGATGGTAGATAATTGGATACCCAGCGACAGGAAACAAAGGTTTTGGGAGTTCAAGTGACAAAGGTCTAAAACGGGTACCTAAAAAAgatatgtttttcatttttaaaaatacaaaaacctcATTGGCATAAGTTATTGTAATTTCCTAAGATAAAACATCATATTATGGTAACATATTTCAATTTCTATACAAGAGGCCAAGAGCATTACAAAGTGGCACATCCCCTGATTGTGATGAAGTAGGAAATATTTTGTACCAATgtcacaaaggtttacacattgatccgatagatCTTTTCGGTGtcaataaattttgacccacaattcatagcaCCAATgatttccaacctcacgttctcgcgagaatcaaagtaaaacttttgagaagcatataagatgtgtaattttaaagtaaacaaaacagtatacttcgcgtaCTTTTATTTTTCTGGGGAGTTTTAAaggacacttaaccaacgtgaactttgacgtcacaataaggggaaattactctaactgaagttattgtaaatctgctgaaattaccaaaatcctctcaaaatcttgcaaagctaaagAATGAGGACATGACGTTCTTCAGatataggaaacagttgtaacttgtactcatttggatgaatgctaacatttattttattcactataattaggTAACgttaatttccaggaacgttcacgtagcatcgttttttaaagggggtgggtgggtggatggcagcctcatccaaaatatctttacaagcaaagagaaaaaaaaggataattcaaaatcatgaaattttttaacttggggggagggggggtgggGGCTCTATGACAAGTCAATTTTTGTATgtaagtttaataaaaaaatgtctactgcaaaaaagggGGATAAACTGACGTACGTTACattcactttaaaagaggagatagaatgcaatgaacattaaaatattaaaatctttattattcaacaacattgtatctgagattgaactattgttctacttataaataaataaatcacaaatcttataaacaatgaatgatgtaaatttactgaaaaaataggtatgtttaattttattttgcaatcaaattcatttatgttgttaattttat
The nucleotide sequence above comes from Magallana gigas chromosome 2, xbMagGiga1.1, whole genome shotgun sequence. Encoded proteins:
- the LOC105338425 gene encoding histone H3.3A yields the protein MARTKQTARKSTGGKAPRKQLATKAARKSAPSTGGVKKPHRYRPGTVALREIRRYQKSTELLIRKLPFQRLVREIAQDFKTDLRFQSAAIGALQEASEAYLVGLFEDTNLCAIHAKRVTIMPKDIQLARRIRGERA